The following proteins are co-located in the Oryzias melastigma strain HK-1 linkage group LG8, ASM292280v2, whole genome shotgun sequence genome:
- the ccdc47 gene encoding coiled-coil domain-containing protein 47 has protein sequence MPRTRFLLIPTLLLLLLAFPGSKARYNDDFDDGEDIADFDDNDFAEFEDMNEDLTAETETAPPPRVSSSQPDEDEDEATVELEDGQDGFEDSDTQDQDGKFDQDEFEGFPDSDKPGPSMKDPLIIHTVPAHLQNSWESYYMEILMVTGLLAYIMNYIIGKNKNSRLAHAWFNSHKELLESNFALVGDDGTSKEAVSTGKLNQENEHIYNLWCSGRVCCEGMLIQLKFLKRQDLLNVLARMMRPACDQVQVKVTLNDEDMDTFVFAVGTKKAMARMQKEMQDLSEFCGDKPKSGAKYGLPDSLAILSEMGEVTDGVMDNKMVHYITTHAEKIESIHFSDQFSGPKVMQEEGQPLKLPETKKTLLFTFNVPGMGNTFPKDMDSLLPLMNMVIYSIDKVKKLRLNREGKQKADKNRARVEENFLKQTHAQRQEAAQTRREEKKRAEKERIMNEEDPERQRRLEEAAQRREQKKMEKKQMKMKQIKVKAM, from the exons ATGCCGAGAACACGTTTTCTACTCATACCCACGCTGCTGCTGCTACTCCTGGCCTTTCCTGGCTCCAAGGCCCGTTACAATGACGATTTCGACGACGGAGAGGACATCGCCGACTTTGATGACAACGACTTTGCGGAGTTTGAGGACATGAACGAGGATTTAACTGCTGAGACTGAAACTGCCCCGCCTCCGCGAGTCTCCTCTTCCCAGCccgatgaagatgaagatgaagccaCAGTCGAGCTGGAAGACGGTCAAGACGGTTTTGAGGATTCAGATACCCAA gATCAAGATGGAAAGTTTGACCAGGATGAGTTCGAGGGGTTTCCTGACTCTGATAAACCTGGCCCCTCCATGAAGGATCCGTTAATCATCCACACG gTTCCTGCTCATCTTCAGAACAGCTGGGAAAGTTATTACATGGAAATCCTCATGGTGACCGGCCTGCTGGCGTACATCATGAACTACATCATCGGCAAGAACAAAAACAGCCGGCTGGCTCATGCTTGGTTCAATTCGCACAAAGAGCTTCTGGAGAGCAACTTCGCTTTAGTGG GCGATGACGGAACTAGTAAAGAAGCGGTGAGCACTGGGAAGCTGAATCAGGAGAATGAACACATCTACAACCTGTGGTGCTCTGGGCGTGTGTGCTGCGAAGGCATGCTGATTCAGCTCAAG TTTCTGAAGAGGCAGGATCTTCTGAATGTTCTTGCCAGGATGATGAGGCCTGCATGTGACCAAGTG CAAGTCAAAGTGACGCTTAACGATGAGGACATGGATACGTTTGTGTTCGCCGTGGGGACAAAGAAAGCCATGGCTCGAATGCAGAAGGAGATGCAAGACTTG AGCGAATTCTGTGGTGACAAGCCAAAGTCCGGTGCTAAATATGGGCTTCCAGACTCCCTGGCTATTCTTAGTGAGATGGGCGAAGTCACAGATGGTGTGATGGATAACAAG ATGGTACACTACATCACCACCCATGCTGAAAAGATTGAGTCCATCCATTTTTCAGACCAATTTTCTGGTCCAAAAGTTATGCAAGA GGAGGGTCAGCCACTAAAGCTGCCTGAGACTAAGAAGACACTCCTGTTTACATTTAATG TGCCTGGAATGGGCAACACATTTCCCAAAGATATGGACTCACTGCTTCCTCTCATGAACATGGTGATCTACAGCATCGACAAAGTCAAGAAGCTCCGTCTCAACAGAGAG GGAAAGCAGAAGGCTGACAAGAACAGGGCTCGCGTGGAGGAAAACTTCCTGAAACAAACTCACGCTCAGCGCCAGGAGGCGGCCCAGACCCGCCGTGAGGAGAAGAAGAGAGCCGAGAAGGAGAGAATCATGAATGAAGAGGATCCTGAACGGCAGCGTCGCCTGGAG gAAGCAGCTCAGCGGcgtgagcagaagaagatggaaaaGAAGCAGATGAAGATGAAACAGATCAAAGTTAAAGCCATGTGA